The Cystobacter fuscus DSM 2262 genome has a segment encoding these proteins:
- a CDS encoding MopE-related protein yields the protein MKPGALGQGKCVINPDAQLTETTSGNEFFDPIVMCSYPVPESEVCDGKDNDLDGQTDEDGFGGTVCLQDGGTTTSPDAGGDGGVSCGSEICADGQDNDCDGAVDEDCVPGELDGGGPVGSNRCLYRYDPVNLASGSSFEQVADLSVEDGLTTLTFERTFSSRGDEWIYDAPLLGVPKPFGGSPNNPESVEWWHNWLSVVVEHQYHWSVRTPDGGLLRFLPCSGSTCEAVPAEGNQSRPERLKRTPTGYELRQSDGTLLVYESLFLAPREGRRRYFLSRVVSGAGIDLAQLNYAQPNLNDCAKGAPGSSPGVPYLSSVQSPAGASLRFEYRALARSTGGVDCVIDRVRTLAYQDKPKDTVVYAYTTHGGIERPGRIAQAEKRARLERYLYAEGEFQRSEAGVLLVRHTYGSDGRVDSATGGGHGASLSWEPTAGVCQPGSNCCGRTPQVRQAVDSYAGRGDGDEGAAGLLSTYATLSNHGQENAPRMYQTQDACSVSGACSPGSVRSEWTCSSPGNPGKEIARKDKRDNWQVFGYSLSPEASPRLELASVKRGASDMLGTGALEETRYTYTYANGQQLPQVEEEASVLGGAADRKRTLHVYAPGTDREKALIRSGWTRVRGSNGTWTTERRFVGTFFFTTFNGTEEDPFGRVREVHGPCWVSSESATDCPTTAPYPVTHYVYFEPNATSAHANRLSQESVYPAGGPVSPNSVSLMTGYLYDFNSNWSRIETVIDVNGRATTNYYNEDRLVMTEEGAYQAYRSKLITYGYQSDKYLNYISHPEGDFDVFCYRTGTSPDGRCASGAMSDKLQWVARARGADGTGWTEKTVYAYWPDGTLKEERFLSQTGTGTQTRRVMKYAADAHKRPTWSKWGQGAGSFSAAKSFDGADNLTGVGHAFNNPPAWCGGVETGMGSLENGTPLSQLCSSLAYDRANRLVQVDEFPEDGVSQRTLFTYDVQGNVSGVKVGCQSTDTFATCAQPASRTRMTISARWWRCPCRTPMGRCATLMMPRVTRW from the coding sequence GTGAAGCCAGGAGCTTTGGGCCAGGGGAAGTGTGTCATCAATCCGGATGCTCAACTGACGGAGACGACGAGTGGAAATGAGTTCTTCGATCCCATCGTGATGTGCAGTTACCCGGTGCCGGAGTCCGAGGTGTGCGATGGCAAGGACAATGATCTCGATGGGCAGACGGATGAAGACGGGTTCGGTGGGACGGTCTGCCTGCAGGACGGTGGGACCACGACGAGTCCGGACGCGGGCGGTGACGGCGGTGTATCCTGTGGGTCGGAAATCTGCGCGGATGGCCAGGACAACGATTGCGATGGTGCGGTGGACGAGGACTGTGTGCCCGGAGAACTCGATGGTGGAGGGCCGGTGGGAAGCAATCGGTGCCTCTACAGATACGATCCCGTCAATCTCGCCTCGGGGTCCAGCTTCGAGCAAGTAGCGGACCTGAGTGTCGAGGATGGCCTCACCACCTTGACCTTCGAGCGGACGTTCAGTTCCCGGGGCGATGAGTGGATATACGATGCCCCCCTGTTGGGAGTGCCCAAGCCCTTTGGCGGAAGCCCCAACAATCCCGAGTCCGTGGAATGGTGGCACAACTGGCTGAGCGTCGTGGTGGAACACCAGTACCACTGGAGTGTCCGTACGCCGGATGGAGGCTTGTTGCGTTTCCTCCCGTGCTCGGGCTCGACTTGCGAGGCAGTGCCCGCGGAAGGAAACCAGTCCCGTCCAGAGCGCTTGAAGCGGACGCCCACGGGTTATGAGCTGCGCCAGTCGGATGGAACGCTGCTGGTCTATGAATCCCTTTTCCTGGCACCGCGAGAGGGGAGGCGCCGCTATTTCTTGTCCCGGGTGGTTTCCGGGGCGGGAATCGACCTGGCGCAGCTGAACTACGCCCAGCCCAACCTGAATGATTGCGCGAAGGGCGCGCCGGGAAGCAGTCCAGGTGTACCCTATCTCTCCAGCGTGCAGAGCCCCGCGGGAGCGAGTCTGCGCTTCGAGTACCGTGCGCTTGCGCGTTCCACGGGGGGCGTGGACTGTGTCATCGATCGGGTGCGCACTCTTGCCTACCAGGATAAACCGAAGGATACGGTGGTGTACGCCTACACCACACACGGGGGAATCGAGCGACCAGGGCGTATCGCACAGGCGGAAAAACGCGCGCGCCTGGAGCGCTATCTCTACGCGGAGGGAGAGTTTCAGCGCTCGGAGGCGGGAGTGCTGCTGGTGCGGCATACGTACGGGTCGGATGGGCGTGTGGACTCGGCGACAGGAGGAGGCCATGGCGCCTCGCTTTCCTGGGAGCCCACGGCGGGGGTATGCCAACCGGGTTCCAATTGCTGTGGCCGGACGCCCCAGGTGCGCCAGGCGGTGGATTCCTACGCGGGACGGGGTGACGGCGATGAGGGGGCCGCCGGCCTGTTGAGCACCTATGCGACGCTCTCCAACCATGGCCAGGAGAATGCGCCGCGCATGTACCAGACCCAGGATGCGTGCTCGGTGAGTGGTGCCTGCAGCCCGGGCTCGGTCCGCTCGGAGTGGACCTGCTCGTCGCCCGGAAATCCCGGCAAGGAAATCGCGCGCAAGGACAAGCGGGACAACTGGCAGGTGTTTGGCTATTCCTTGTCACCCGAAGCCTCTCCACGATTGGAACTCGCCAGTGTCAAGCGGGGTGCCTCGGATATGCTCGGGACGGGGGCCCTGGAGGAAACACGGTACACCTATACCTACGCCAACGGCCAGCAACTGCCGCAAGTGGAGGAGGAGGCCAGTGTCCTGGGAGGGGCCGCGGATCGCAAGCGCACGCTTCACGTCTATGCCCCCGGAACGGACCGCGAGAAGGCCCTCATTCGCTCTGGTTGGACGCGGGTCCGCGGCAGCAACGGCACCTGGACGACCGAACGCCGTTTCGTGGGCACCTTCTTTTTCACTACCTTCAATGGAACCGAGGAGGATCCATTTGGCCGGGTGAGGGAGGTTCATGGTCCATGCTGGGTGAGCAGTGAGTCCGCCACGGATTGTCCCACGACGGCGCCCTATCCCGTGACGCACTACGTGTATTTCGAGCCGAACGCCACTAGCGCGCATGCCAACCGGTTGTCCCAGGAGAGCGTCTACCCCGCCGGAGGCCCGGTGAGTCCGAATTCGGTCAGTCTGATGACCGGGTACCTTTATGATTTCAATTCCAACTGGAGCCGAATCGAGACCGTCATCGACGTTAATGGGCGGGCCACCACGAACTATTACAATGAAGACCGGCTCGTGATGACGGAGGAGGGCGCCTATCAGGCGTATCGGTCGAAACTCATCACCTACGGCTATCAGAGCGACAAGTACTTGAACTACATCAGCCATCCCGAGGGAGACTTCGATGTCTTCTGCTACCGCACCGGTACCTCGCCGGACGGGCGCTGCGCCAGTGGTGCGATGTCGGACAAACTCCAATGGGTGGCGCGAGCCCGTGGGGCGGATGGGACGGGTTGGACGGAGAAGACCGTCTACGCCTACTGGCCGGATGGGACGTTGAAGGAGGAGCGATTCCTGAGCCAGACGGGGACCGGGACGCAGACGAGGCGGGTGATGAAGTACGCGGCGGATGCGCACAAGCGGCCGACGTGGAGCAAGTGGGGACAAGGGGCGGGGAGCTTCAGCGCGGCGAAGTCCTTCGACGGCGCGGACAACCTGACGGGAGTGGGGCACGCCTTCAACAATCCGCCCGCGTGGTGTGGCGGGGTGGAGACGGGAATGGGGTCGCTGGAGAACGGCACTCCGTTGTCTCAGTTGTGCTCCTCGCTGGCCTATGACCGGGCCAACAGGCTGGTACAGGTGGACGAGTTCCCGGAGGACGGCGTCTCCCAGCGCACGCTCTTCACCTATGACGTGCAGGGCAACGTGTCCGGAGTGAAGGTGGGTTGCCAGTCCACGGACACGTTCGCGACCTGCGCTCAGCCCGCGTCACGTACACGCATGACGATTTCGGCCAGGTGGTGGAGATGTCCCTGCCGCACGCCGATGGGCCGGTGCGCTACGCTTATGATGCCCAGGGTAACCAGGTGGTGA
- a CDS encoding lysophospholipid acyltransferase family protein: MARSRATPPRASESSKARAKSAPAESVKPAAPAEAASKPAPANVAKKKAAGAKEKPARPAEPQAPEAPKAAAPKKKAATTKGKPSGKTRAPATAVLSGPTPTASPALETTPPTGVSPATAAEMGLVVEPATPSVPAAPVVHTAPEAPMPGRVERLHPRTQEAEVLAAESALLEQEAAHAGLEETRRGIEEVLSEPVPEGPVDVPGFETEQAPPESSVATPEVEPVLEAEPVLDEPKTLVGPSDLFFTAASPGAEPPRMRARMSGLLSLAKEIAFQTLASERLSRTVVSARGMVGAALTSLGLGGSTVVDEYGKDAALGGVLQPVVDFLYEHYWRVSVQGASHVPAGPVLLVANHSGALPFDGPMLQQALSRERPDLQEARWLAEDQVFHAPMMGTLMNRLGAVRACPENALRLLDELRPVIVFPEGSQGMGKPFAQRYQLKRFGRGGFVKLALRTGAPIVPVAIVGAEETVPLLGKLPAGFLGLDYLPVTLPPLPARWMLRFGEPIGMGELPPEAAEDLSQVQRLTERTRESIQGMLQALLKERRSVFSG, encoded by the coding sequence ATGGCCAGGTCACGAGCCACCCCGCCGCGCGCCTCCGAGTCCTCCAAGGCCCGCGCGAAGTCCGCCCCGGCCGAGTCCGTGAAGCCCGCGGCCCCCGCCGAGGCGGCGAGCAAGCCGGCCCCGGCGAACGTGGCGAAGAAGAAGGCCGCCGGGGCGAAAGAGAAGCCCGCGCGCCCGGCGGAGCCCCAGGCCCCAGAGGCACCGAAGGCCGCCGCTCCGAAGAAGAAGGCCGCGACCACCAAGGGCAAGCCCTCCGGGAAGACGCGCGCGCCCGCCACGGCCGTCCTCTCCGGACCGACGCCCACGGCGTCCCCGGCCCTGGAGACGACGCCTCCGACCGGGGTGAGTCCCGCCACGGCGGCCGAGATGGGCCTCGTGGTGGAGCCCGCCACGCCCTCGGTCCCAGCGGCCCCCGTGGTCCACACCGCCCCCGAGGCACCGATGCCCGGGCGGGTGGAGCGGCTTCACCCCAGGACGCAAGAGGCCGAGGTGCTCGCGGCCGAGTCGGCCCTGTTGGAGCAGGAGGCGGCGCACGCGGGGCTGGAGGAGACGCGGCGGGGCATCGAGGAAGTGCTGAGCGAGCCGGTGCCCGAGGGACCCGTGGACGTGCCGGGCTTCGAGACCGAGCAGGCGCCGCCCGAGAGCAGCGTGGCCACGCCCGAAGTGGAGCCGGTGCTCGAAGCCGAGCCGGTGCTCGACGAGCCCAAGACGCTCGTGGGCCCGTCGGATCTGTTCTTCACGGCGGCCTCGCCGGGAGCCGAGCCGCCGCGGATGCGGGCGCGGATGTCGGGGCTGCTGTCGCTGGCGAAGGAGATCGCCTTCCAGACGCTGGCGAGCGAGCGGTTGAGCCGGACGGTGGTGTCGGCGCGGGGCATGGTGGGCGCGGCGCTCACGAGCCTGGGGCTCGGGGGCAGCACGGTAGTCGACGAGTACGGCAAGGACGCGGCGCTCGGAGGGGTGCTGCAGCCGGTGGTGGACTTCCTCTACGAGCACTACTGGCGGGTGTCGGTACAGGGGGCGAGCCACGTGCCGGCGGGGCCGGTGCTGCTGGTGGCCAACCACTCGGGGGCGCTGCCCTTCGACGGGCCCATGTTGCAGCAGGCGCTCTCGCGCGAGCGGCCCGACTTGCAGGAGGCGCGCTGGCTGGCGGAGGACCAGGTGTTCCACGCGCCGATGATGGGCACGCTGATGAACCGGCTGGGGGCGGTGCGCGCCTGCCCGGAGAACGCGCTGCGGCTGTTGGACGAATTGCGCCCGGTCATCGTCTTCCCCGAGGGCAGCCAGGGCATGGGCAAGCCCTTCGCCCAGCGCTACCAGCTCAAGCGCTTTGGCCGGGGAGGCTTCGTGAAGCTGGCGCTGCGCACGGGCGCGCCCATCGTCCCGGTGGCGATTGTGGGGGCCGAGGAGACGGTGCCGCTGTTGGGCAAGCTGCCGGCGGGCTTCCTGGGTCTGGACTACCTGCCGGTGACGCTGCCGCCCCTGCCGGCGCGCTGGATGCTGCGCTTTGGCGAGCCCATCGGCATGGGCGAGCTGCCCCCCGAAGCCGCCGAGGACCTGTCCCAGGTGCAGCGGCTCACCGAGCGCACCCGCGAGTCCATCCAGGGCATGTTGCAGGCCCTGCTCAAGGAGCGCCGCTCCGTCTTCTCGGGGTGA
- the mutL gene encoding DNA mismatch repair endonuclease MutL — protein sequence MARVARLSDVLINKIAAGEVVERPASVVKELVENSIDAGSRTVRVALERGGLGRITISDDGQGMSAEDARLSLERHATSKLRELDDLFTLSTKGFRGEALPAIASVSRFTLHTAERESYVGTRITVEGGGEPLVEEAPPRVGTVISVEDLFYNTPARRKFMRRESTELQHAEEAVIRLALAHPDVSFFVEHGGQALFTSPASPTDARERIAAALGPGVHPHLVAVEERRLGVNVTGYIASPEYTLPNARGIYTFVNRRYIRDRGLNSAIQRAFQEFLAAGRQPVVVLFIDMDPRAVDVNVHPQKLEVRFADAKGVGDAVNAAISRALRAAPWLGPPTGEGGAMEPPRQAAHYAMAVERFLTRAQEATWGAPLPVPGTQDADAPAPPQANGSLFAPSAPSPLLPGRAPAFGQAQPLLNEAPPPGYFGALRPMGVLGERFHVCEGSGGTLVVLDAHAALERARLMAFHKALQRAEPPVPTLFGATVELAVPVARTLVEGQEALARLGLEVEPFGGTTLALKAVPPALVGADARALLEALARALPPPGSALDAVALAEPLRVLACHAARHAEGQLSEGKLRALLGELDAADFHPPCIHGTVVVLEVPLLELERRALRPPGTKS from the coding sequence ATGGCACGTGTCGCCCGCCTCAGTGATGTCCTCATCAACAAGATCGCCGCCGGTGAGGTGGTGGAACGTCCCGCGTCCGTCGTGAAGGAGCTGGTGGAGAATTCCATCGACGCGGGCTCGCGCACGGTGCGCGTGGCGCTGGAGCGCGGAGGGCTCGGGCGCATCACCATCTCTGACGACGGGCAGGGGATGAGCGCCGAGGACGCGCGGCTGAGCCTCGAGCGCCACGCCACGAGCAAGTTGCGGGAACTGGACGACCTGTTCACGCTGAGCACCAAGGGCTTCCGGGGCGAGGCGCTGCCGGCCATCGCCTCGGTGTCACGCTTCACCCTGCACACGGCCGAGCGCGAGTCCTACGTGGGCACGCGCATCACCGTGGAGGGCGGGGGCGAGCCGCTGGTGGAGGAGGCGCCGCCGCGCGTGGGCACGGTCATCTCGGTGGAGGACCTGTTCTACAACACGCCCGCGCGGCGCAAGTTCATGCGGCGCGAGTCCACGGAGCTGCAGCACGCGGAGGAGGCCGTCATCCGGCTGGCGCTCGCGCACCCGGACGTGTCCTTCTTCGTGGAGCACGGGGGCCAGGCGCTCTTCACCAGCCCCGCGAGCCCCACGGACGCGCGCGAGCGCATCGCCGCGGCGCTGGGGCCCGGGGTGCACCCGCACCTGGTGGCGGTGGAGGAGCGGCGGCTGGGGGTGAACGTCACCGGCTACATCGCCTCGCCCGAGTACACGCTGCCCAACGCGCGCGGCATCTACACCTTCGTCAACCGTCGCTACATCCGGGACCGGGGCCTCAACAGCGCCATCCAGCGCGCCTTCCAGGAGTTCCTCGCCGCCGGGCGCCAGCCGGTGGTGGTGCTCTTCATCGACATGGATCCGCGCGCGGTGGACGTGAACGTGCACCCGCAGAAGCTCGAGGTGCGCTTCGCGGACGCCAAGGGGGTGGGGGACGCGGTGAACGCCGCCATCTCCCGGGCGCTGCGGGCCGCGCCGTGGCTGGGTCCGCCGACGGGGGAGGGCGGCGCGATGGAGCCGCCCCGGCAGGCCGCGCACTACGCCATGGCCGTGGAGCGCTTCCTCACCCGCGCGCAGGAGGCCACCTGGGGCGCGCCCCTGCCCGTTCCCGGCACCCAGGACGCGGACGCCCCCGCGCCGCCCCAGGCCAACGGCTCCCTCTTCGCGCCCTCGGCGCCCAGCCCGCTCTTGCCCGGCCGGGCGCCCGCCTTCGGCCAGGCCCAGCCCCTGCTCAACGAGGCCCCGCCGCCGGGCTACTTCGGCGCGCTGCGGCCCATGGGGGTGCTCGGCGAGCGCTTCCACGTGTGCGAGGGGTCCGGGGGCACGCTGGTGGTGCTGGACGCGCACGCCGCGCTGGAGCGCGCCCGGCTGATGGCCTTCCACAAGGCGCTTCAGCGCGCGGAGCCGCCGGTGCCCACGCTCTTCGGCGCCACGGTGGAGCTCGCGGTGCCGGTGGCCCGCACGTTGGTGGAGGGGCAGGAGGCGCTCGCCCGGCTGGGGTTGGAGGTGGAGCCCTTTGGCGGCACGACGCTGGCGCTCAAGGCGGTGCCACCCGCGCTGGTGGGGGCCGACGCGCGCGCCCTCCTGGAGGCCCTGGCGCGCGCGCTGCCGCCCCCGGGCTCGGCGCTGGACGCGGTGGCGCTCGCCGAGCCCCTGCGCGTGCTCGCCTGTCACGCCGCGCGCCACGCCGAGGGCCAGCTCTCCGAGGGCAAGCTCCGGGCGCTCCTGGGGGAGCTGGACGCGGCGGACTTCCACCCGCCCTGCATCCACGGCACGGTGGTGGTGCTCGAGGTGCCACTCTTGGAGCTGGAGCGGCGCGCGCTGCGGCCTCCGGGGACGAAAAGTTGA
- a CDS encoding 1-acyl-sn-glycerol-3-phosphate acyltransferase: MGTLMNRLGAVRACPENALRLLDELRPVIVFPEGSQGMGKPFAQRYQLKRFGRGGFVKLALRTGAPIVPVAIVGAEETVPLLGKLPAGFLGLDYLPVTLPPLPARWMLRFGEPIGMGELPPEAAEDLSQVQRLTERTRESIQGMLQALLKERRSVFGG; this comes from the coding sequence ATGGGCACGCTGATGAACCGGCTGGGGGCGGTGCGCGCCTGCCCGGAGAACGCGCTGCGGCTGTTGGACGAATTGCGCCCGGTCATCGTCTTCCCCGAGGGCAGCCAGGGCATGGGCAAGCCCTTCGCCCAGCGCTACCAGCTCAAGCGCTTTGGCCGGGGAGGCTTCGTGAAGCTGGCGCTGCGCACGGGCGCGCCCATCGTCCCGGTGGCGATTGTGGGGGCCGAGGAGACGGTGCCGCTGTTGGGCAAGCTGCCGGCGGGCTTCCTGGGCCTGGACTACCTGCCGGTGACGCTGCCGCCCCTGCCGGCGCGCTGGATGCTGCGCTTTGGCGAGCCCATCGGCATGGGCGAGCTGCCCCCCGAGGCCGCCGAGGACCTGTCCCAGGTGCAGCGGCTCACCGAGCGCACCCGCGAGTCCATCCAGGGCATGTTGCAGGCCCTCCTCAAGGAGCGCCGCTCCGTCTTTGGTGGTTGA
- a CDS encoding SDR family oxidoreductase: protein MEATQASKGGLRVAVTGAAGDLGRLLLPRLEQDADVESILVLDVAKPEGSKVDYHRVDLTRHDAESELSDALAEHPVDVFYHLAFLYGPVRDGSLAHELEVIGTMNVLSAVGRAHVPRLIVPSLTALYGARASHPALLSEETPLTGCPGSRFINDKVEVEKQVRVFRERHPETRVIVLRFAPMFGPNMDNPATRMLAHRVVPTLLGYDPLWQALHEEDAARALYQALSANAEGEFNIVGRGVLPLSGLIRQAGATPLPLPGPLFRATLQTMTSLGGPGFPSSLLDYMHYGWVANGERAEEELGFIPMFHARDAVAAIRRS from the coding sequence ATGGAAGCAACTCAAGCGAGCAAGGGCGGCCTGCGCGTCGCGGTGACGGGCGCGGCGGGCGACCTGGGCCGGCTGCTGCTGCCCCGGCTGGAGCAGGATGCGGACGTGGAGAGCATCCTCGTGCTGGACGTGGCCAAGCCCGAGGGCTCCAAGGTCGACTACCACCGCGTGGATCTCACGCGCCACGACGCCGAGAGCGAGCTGTCCGACGCGCTCGCCGAGCACCCCGTGGACGTCTTCTACCACCTGGCCTTCCTCTACGGGCCGGTGCGCGATGGCTCGCTCGCGCACGAGCTCGAGGTCATCGGCACGATGAACGTGCTGAGCGCGGTGGGCCGCGCGCACGTGCCCCGGCTCATCGTCCCCTCGCTCACCGCGCTCTACGGCGCGCGCGCCAGCCACCCCGCCCTGCTCTCCGAGGAGACGCCGCTCACGGGTTGCCCCGGCAGCCGCTTCATCAACGACAAGGTCGAGGTGGAGAAGCAGGTGCGCGTCTTTCGCGAGCGCCACCCGGAGACGCGCGTCATCGTCCTGCGCTTCGCGCCCATGTTCGGCCCGAACATGGACAACCCCGCCACCCGCATGCTCGCCCACCGCGTGGTGCCCACGCTGCTCGGGTACGATCCGCTCTGGCAGGCGCTGCACGAGGAGGACGCCGCGCGCGCGCTGTACCAGGCGCTGAGCGCGAACGCCGAGGGCGAGTTCAACATCGTCGGCCGCGGGGTGCTGCCGCTCTCCGGGCTCATCCGCCAGGCGGGCGCCACGCCCCTGCCCCTGCCCGGCCCGCTCTTCCGCGCCACCCTCCAGACGATGACGTCACTCGGGGGGCCCGGCTTCCCCTCCTCGCTGCTGGACTACATGCACTACGGGTGGGTGGCCAACGGCGAGCGCGCCGAGGAAGAGCTCGGCTTCATTCCCATGTTCCACGCCCGGGATGCCGTGGCGGCGATACGAAGGAGCTGA
- a CDS encoding RHS repeat-associated core domain-containing protein yields the protein MSLPHADGPVRYAYDAQGNQVVKETAAMRQAGEYVLSTYDMLSRLVSVQRVHATGSELLYRLGYDAQGTPPSSCPAVEYTKGRLRYREDSFGTTWFSYDLWGNLLGEIRVRAGATTCGTEVNANPHTRYTYTLNGNLQSVTYPNRRTVTYVYGTGGNTNRVSAVDVTLYDGTAWTTRRLLSNVTWEPYGGLRGYTLNPPGANGSMTVEYGLGDDGSVPPAGCSTSFPSAANSDLTGRLRSLRVSSGSVAMGAGTGDIYQRTYTWKADQVVRTDTCLLGQNATPMQETYAYDRTLRLTGAGRTAGNFSATGGAFGSRAYTYDGRGNRTAMTSDGAAFSLNYATDSGHKDRLVGWGSSAANSQLGYTLAYDAEGRVTRKADLGENTTLAFEYGQSVGVATESVFRAVEVNGAFYNYYYDGLGRRRQKSYPGGTSDEFFYMGANQLLVDRGSSDVVTPVAHYTQDDYVWLGGRPVVLVRGKLSNTWARLADTSTDCARNGEAAACGVYFPVTDHLGKPVLMLDGSGHVAGTVDYEPFGHVNRVGLVAETAHPLDNNSASSQTLGIMEQPTGGSPLANHATSVRMRAMFHQVDLTAGQVEVVDADLGTVLASVSGTGRGRTWSDWVTPSTGRASVRLVWPGGLANTTSQGIVLEGYEYQRYQRGAQPFWMPMRFPGQYHDAETDLFENWNRYYDPSIGRYLQPEPMLQEPAVVKAMVLGGHSMPSYAYAANNPFYFSDPSGALPIDGASTDRFLDAEIQIAQACQAGDQSSCHFMTGQMAAVTFAAAWYSAPLASSEVVGPLVTPLVDKVSPWVDKARNACEKYSEELSNNWFRFDRTGEWKDRGQWKSGPHFHFDPYFKSKELMRWHLPYQVKQWFYNARSINDRRAK from the coding sequence ATGTCCCTGCCGCACGCCGATGGGCCGGTGCGCTACGCTTATGATGCCCAGGGTAACCAGGTGGTGAAGGAGACGGCCGCGATGCGTCAGGCCGGCGAGTATGTTTTGTCGACCTACGACATGCTCTCGCGCCTGGTTTCCGTCCAGCGAGTGCATGCCACGGGAAGCGAGCTGCTCTATCGTCTGGGTTACGATGCCCAGGGAACGCCTCCCTCGAGTTGTCCGGCGGTGGAATACACCAAGGGCCGGCTTCGCTACCGCGAGGACTCTTTCGGCACCACCTGGTTCTCGTATGATTTGTGGGGCAACCTGCTGGGGGAGATTCGCGTGAGGGCGGGGGCCACGACGTGTGGCACCGAAGTCAATGCGAACCCGCACACCCGCTACACCTACACGCTCAACGGCAACCTCCAGTCGGTGACGTACCCGAACAGGCGGACGGTGACGTATGTGTACGGGACGGGAGGTAACACCAACCGGGTAAGCGCGGTGGACGTGACGCTGTACGACGGGACGGCGTGGACCACACGGCGGCTGTTGAGCAACGTCACGTGGGAGCCGTATGGAGGGCTGCGGGGCTACACGTTGAACCCGCCTGGAGCGAATGGCTCCATGACGGTGGAGTACGGACTGGGGGATGACGGCTCGGTGCCGCCCGCGGGCTGCTCCACCAGTTTCCCCTCCGCGGCGAATTCGGACCTGACGGGGCGGCTGCGCAGCCTGCGAGTGTCTTCGGGCAGCGTGGCCATGGGGGCGGGCACGGGAGACATCTACCAGCGGACATACACGTGGAAGGCGGACCAGGTGGTGCGCACGGACACGTGCCTGCTGGGGCAGAATGCGACGCCGATGCAGGAGACGTACGCTTACGACAGGACGCTGCGTCTGACGGGCGCGGGCCGGACGGCGGGTAATTTCAGCGCGACGGGTGGGGCGTTTGGCTCGCGAGCCTATACGTATGACGGACGCGGCAACCGCACGGCCATGACGAGCGACGGAGCCGCCTTCTCGCTGAACTACGCGACAGACAGCGGGCACAAGGACCGGCTGGTGGGGTGGGGTTCGAGTGCGGCCAACAGCCAGTTGGGGTACACGCTGGCGTACGACGCCGAGGGACGCGTCACGCGCAAGGCGGACCTTGGAGAGAACACCACCCTGGCGTTTGAGTACGGGCAGTCGGTGGGGGTGGCCACGGAGAGCGTCTTCCGGGCGGTGGAGGTGAATGGGGCCTTCTACAACTACTACTACGACGGGCTGGGACGCCGGAGGCAGAAGAGTTACCCGGGAGGAACGAGCGACGAGTTCTTCTACATGGGAGCCAACCAGCTGCTGGTGGACCGGGGAAGCAGCGACGTGGTGACGCCGGTGGCGCACTACACGCAGGACGACTATGTGTGGTTGGGCGGGCGACCGGTAGTGCTGGTTCGGGGCAAGCTGAGCAACACGTGGGCGCGGTTGGCGGACACGTCGACGGACTGTGCTCGCAACGGGGAGGCGGCGGCCTGCGGAGTTTACTTCCCGGTGACGGATCACCTGGGCAAGCCCGTGCTGATGTTGGATGGCAGCGGTCATGTGGCGGGAACGGTGGATTACGAGCCGTTCGGCCACGTCAACCGGGTGGGACTGGTGGCGGAGACGGCGCATCCGCTCGACAACAACAGTGCCTCCAGCCAGACGCTGGGGATCATGGAACAGCCCACGGGGGGCTCGCCGCTGGCGAACCACGCGACATCCGTGAGGATGCGGGCTATGTTCCACCAGGTGGACCTGACGGCGGGCCAGGTGGAGGTGGTGGATGCGGACCTGGGAACGGTATTGGCGTCCGTGTCGGGGACAGGCCGAGGGCGGACCTGGTCGGACTGGGTGACCCCTTCCACTGGGCGTGCGAGCGTGAGGCTGGTTTGGCCCGGTGGGCTGGCGAATACGACGTCCCAGGGCATAGTGCTCGAGGGTTACGAATACCAGCGCTACCAGAGGGGGGCTCAACCCTTCTGGATGCCCATGCGCTTTCCTGGTCAGTACCACGACGCGGAGACGGACCTCTTCGAGAACTGGAACCGTTACTACGACCCAAGCATCGGGCGGTACTTGCAGCCCGAACCGATGCTGCAAGAACCGGCAGTTGTGAAGGCCATGGTGTTGGGTGGTCACTCAATGCCTTCATATGCGTATGCCGCCAATAATCCCTTCTATTTTTCGGATCCAAGCGGGGCTCTTCCTATTGATGGCGCGAGCACGGACAGATTCCTGGATGCCGAGATTCAGATCGCGCAGGCGTGCCAAGCCGGAGATCAATCGAGCTGTCATTTCATGACAGGGCAAATGGCCGCCGTAACATTTGCGGCTGCGTGGTACTCAGCTCCTCTCGCTTCATCAGAAGTGGTTGGGCCCCTGGTTACCCCGTTGGTGGATAAAGTCTCCCCTTGGGTGGACAAGGCGCGAAATGCTTGTGAGAAGTACTCTGAGGAATTGTCTAATAATTGGTTCCGATTCGATAGGACAGGCGAGTGGAAGGATCGTGGTCAGTGGAAGAGCGGGCCTCACTTCCACTTCGATCCCTATTTTAAAAGCAAGGAGTTGATGAGATGGCATCTGCCATATCAGGTGAAGCAGTGGTTTTATAACGCCCGGTCTATTAATGATCGAAGGGCCAAGTGA